In the genome of Candidatus Nanopelagicales bacterium, one region contains:
- a CDS encoding ABC transporter permease subunit — MSTSTHRGVHDRLRAAPPPGVSAADGSAPGWSADRTLGLRVELVRQWRRRRTKLVLAGLALFPVVLALLFARDRGGEPVAGTRLVDLATNGAVNFALFIVFASSTFLIIVVVALFCGDTVASEASWSSLRYLLALPVNRGRLLRQKLVVSLGLALSGLVILPVSAFLVGGLLFGWDSARTPTGAVIPAGEAVFRLAIITGYLALALLVVASIAFTLGVYTDAPLGAVGGAVLLVILSSILDQVEDLGPVREYLPTHYLGAWLDAINDPIVWDEMARGVVISVAYSAVLLALAWRHFRRKDIVS; from the coding sequence ATGAGCACCTCCACGCACCGCGGGGTTCACGACCGGCTGCGCGCCGCGCCGCCGCCGGGGGTGTCCGCGGCCGACGGGTCCGCGCCGGGCTGGTCGGCCGACCGGACCCTCGGTCTGCGCGTCGAGCTGGTCCGGCAGTGGCGCCGGCGCCGGACCAAGCTCGTGCTCGCCGGGCTGGCCCTGTTCCCCGTCGTACTCGCGCTGCTGTTCGCCCGGGACCGCGGCGGCGAGCCGGTCGCCGGGACCCGCCTGGTGGACCTCGCGACCAACGGTGCGGTCAACTTCGCGCTGTTCATCGTGTTCGCGTCGTCGACCTTCCTCATCATCGTGGTGGTCGCGCTGTTCTGCGGGGACACGGTCGCCAGCGAGGCCTCGTGGTCATCGCTGCGCTACCTGCTCGCGCTGCCGGTCAACCGCGGGCGCCTGCTGCGGCAGAAGCTGGTCGTGTCGCTCGGTCTGGCCCTGAGCGGGCTGGTCATCCTTCCGGTGTCCGCGTTCCTGGTCGGGGGGCTGCTGTTCGGCTGGGACTCCGCCCGCACGCCCACCGGTGCCGTGATCCCCGCGGGGGAGGCGGTGTTCCGGCTCGCGATCATCACCGGCTACCTCGCGCTGGCGCTCCTGGTCGTGGCCTCGATCGCCTTCACCCTGGGCGTCTACACCGACGCCCCGCTGGGGGCCGTCGGAGGCGCGGTGCTGCTGGTGATCCTGTCGAGCATCCTGGACCAGGTGGAGGACCTCGGGCCGGTGCGCGAGTACCTGCCGACGCACTACCTCGGGGCCTGGCTGGACGCGATCAACGATCCGATCGTGTGGGACGAGATGGCCCGCGGCGTGGTCATTTCCGTGGCGTACAGCGCGGTGCTGCTCGCCCTCGCGTGGCGGCACTTCCGGCGCAAGGACATCGTGTCGTGA
- a CDS encoding nitroreductase family deazaflavin-dependent oxidoreductase gives MSERDEALRQAFRVFNRGMLLAWRLDLGRFLNRPWLGGQIMVITHTGRTSGARYRTPVNYARYDGDVYCTAGFGRRTDWYRNVLAHPQVEVWLPGEQLGAPVGWWEATATPVPDDDPDRLPRLREVLVASGFAGRLDGFRPGMPDDALATLTENLPLVRIGLGAARTGDGGPGDLAAVWPLAATVLAPLAGRGLLRRRTR, from the coding sequence ATGTCCGAGCGGGACGAGGCGCTGCGACAGGCGTTCCGGGTCTTCAACAGGGGGATGCTGCTGGCCTGGCGGCTGGACCTCGGCCGCTTCCTCAACCGGCCGTGGCTCGGCGGCCAGATCATGGTGATCACGCACACGGGGCGCACCTCAGGCGCGCGCTACCGGACGCCGGTCAACTATGCCCGGTACGACGGGGACGTCTACTGCACGGCCGGGTTCGGGCGCCGGACCGACTGGTACCGCAACGTTCTCGCCCACCCTCAGGTCGAGGTATGGCTGCCCGGCGAGCAGCTCGGCGCCCCGGTCGGCTGGTGGGAGGCGACCGCGACCCCGGTGCCCGACGACGACCCGGACCGACTGCCACGGCTGAGGGAGGTGCTGGTGGCCAGCGGCTTCGCCGGTCGGCTCGACGGCTTCCGTCCCGGGATGCCGGACGACGCGCTCGCGACGCTGACCGAGAACCTGCCGCTGGTGCGCATCGGTCTCGGGGCCGCGCGGACCGGTGACGGCGGCCCGGGCGACCTGGCTGCGGTCTGGCCGCTGGCGGCCACCGTCCTCGCCCCGCTGGCCGGACGCGGCCTCCTCCGTCGTCGGACCCGATAG
- a CDS encoding VOC family protein, which translates to MPPSDARPPEVRQLRLVVEVDDLAAAERFFRDVLGLPVEFAVDSEGGARVLALQAGRATLELVNPEQARLIDRLEVGRDVSRGIRVAFEVADVDSATDRLVAGGADLLAPPTRTPWDSRNSRLEGPGGLQLTLFEELEPPG; encoded by the coding sequence ATGCCGCCGTCGGACGCACGGCCCCCGGAGGTCCGTCAGCTGCGGCTGGTGGTGGAGGTCGACGACCTCGCCGCCGCCGAGCGGTTCTTCCGCGACGTGCTGGGGCTCCCGGTCGAGTTCGCGGTGGACTCCGAGGGCGGGGCGCGGGTGCTCGCCCTGCAGGCGGGGCGGGCGACGCTGGAGCTCGTCAACCCCGAGCAGGCCCGCCTGATCGACCGGCTCGAGGTCGGCCGCGACGTCAGCCGTGGGATCCGGGTCGCCTTCGAGGTGGCCGACGTCGACTCCGCGACGGACCGTCTCGTGGCCGGCGGGGCCGACCTGCTGGCACCCCCGACCCGCACGCCGTGGGACTCGCGGAACTCCCGCCTGGAGGGCCCCGGTGGCCTGCAGCTCACCCTGTTCGAGGAGCTGGAGCCGCCGGGCTGA
- a CDS encoding alpha/beta fold hydrolase, which produces MKRRTVIAVVVVAVLAVVGGALLLTRDSGPSVAQQDLVVPVGPEPDGEPVSIDATVFAPDLPGPLPAVLLAHGFGGSKADLTEQARTLAQRGYVVMTYSARGFGASGGRIHLNSPEYEVADAQALLDVLSARPDVVLDAPGDPRVGVAGGSYGGALALLLAGYDDRVDAVNPRITWHDLAESLFPQFAASGPPSTPAAFPPIDQPGVFKKLWAGVFFGSGSALGTPAGQQPTQCGRFAPDVCAAYDDSAASGLPTAEILALLRQSSPATVLDRITAPTLLVQGQADSLFPLSEGDANAAGIAATGTPVTTVWYAGGHDGGDPEAERIDELTYAWFDRYLAGDAAPSSPRFEVTGAPASLFGARTGAPPQVLVAPGLPGAGPTPQAPRTELPLTGPPQTVVAPAGGNPAQISSLPGLGELIGTLLRRSTTALPDIPGQSATFVTEPLTQPLTLVGSATVDLRIRTEAPDVTLFAKLLDVAPDGAGAVLPQRLVAPLRLAEGGEQQVTVVLPAVVREIPVGHRIAVVLSTTDQAYAMPADARTYEVSLAGPAAVSLPLVAVEPLPRDNTGLLLAVAALATVAVAWTAVAWLVRRRRLRESLDVDPELLGTPLVVRGLGKEYAGGFRAVSDVSFRVEQGQVLGLLGPNGAGKTTVLRMLMGLIHPTEGELRVYGHRVTPGAPVLSRLGAFVEGPGLLPFLSGRANLELYWRATGRPLAEAHLDTALEVAGLGDDVDRRVRTYSQGMRQRLAIAQAMLGLPNLLVLDEPTNGLDPPQIREMREVLRTYAETGRTVIVSSHLLAEVERTCTHVVVMNRGRVVAAGALDQLVTSEDLDAGATNLEDVFLTLIGAAE; this is translated from the coding sequence ATGAAGCGACGCACCGTGATCGCGGTCGTCGTCGTCGCCGTGCTGGCCGTCGTCGGCGGCGCGCTGCTCCTCACGCGCGACTCGGGGCCGTCGGTGGCGCAGCAGGACCTCGTCGTCCCGGTGGGTCCGGAGCCGGACGGAGAGCCGGTGTCGATCGACGCGACCGTCTTCGCCCCGGACCTGCCCGGGCCGCTCCCGGCCGTGCTGCTGGCACACGGGTTCGGCGGGTCGAAGGCGGACCTCACCGAGCAGGCGCGCACGCTGGCGCAGCGCGGGTACGTGGTGATGACCTACAGCGCCCGCGGCTTCGGCGCGTCCGGCGGACGCATCCACCTGAACTCCCCGGAGTACGAGGTCGCGGACGCGCAGGCGCTGCTGGACGTGCTGTCCGCCCGGCCGGACGTCGTCCTCGATGCGCCGGGGGACCCACGGGTCGGCGTGGCCGGGGGGTCGTACGGCGGTGCGCTGGCGCTGCTGCTGGCCGGCTACGACGACCGCGTGGACGCCGTCAACCCGCGGATCACGTGGCACGACCTGGCGGAGTCCCTGTTCCCCCAGTTCGCCGCGTCCGGGCCGCCGTCCACGCCGGCGGCGTTCCCCCCGATCGACCAGCCCGGGGTCTTCAAGAAGCTGTGGGCAGGGGTCTTCTTCGGTTCCGGGTCGGCGCTCGGGACCCCGGCGGGCCAGCAGCCCACGCAGTGCGGCCGGTTCGCGCCCGACGTGTGCGCCGCGTACGACGACAGCGCCGCGTCGGGGCTCCCGACCGCCGAGATCCTGGCACTGCTGCGCCAGTCCAGCCCGGCCACCGTCCTCGACCGGATCACCGCGCCGACCCTGCTCGTCCAGGGGCAGGCGGACTCGCTGTTCCCGCTGTCGGAGGGCGATGCGAACGCCGCCGGCATCGCGGCCACCGGGACCCCGGTCACGACGGTCTGGTACGCCGGCGGCCACGACGGGGGTGATCCGGAGGCCGAGCGGATCGATGAGCTGACCTACGCGTGGTTCGACCGCTACCTGGCCGGGGACGCTGCCCCGTCGAGCCCGCGGTTCGAGGTGACCGGCGCCCCGGCGTCGCTGTTCGGCGCGCGCACCGGGGCACCACCGCAGGTCCTGGTCGCCCCGGGCCTCCCGGGCGCGGGGCCCACGCCGCAGGCGCCCCGCACGGAGCTCCCCCTCACGGGGCCGCCGCAGACGGTCGTGGCCCCCGCCGGGGGGAACCCGGCCCAGATCTCGTCGCTGCCCGGTCTCGGGGAACTGATCGGCACGCTCCTGCGCCGGTCGACGACGGCGCTGCCCGACATCCCCGGCCAGAGCGCCACGTTCGTCACCGAGCCGCTGACGCAGCCCCTCACGCTGGTCGGGTCCGCCACGGTCGACCTGCGCATCCGCACCGAGGCCCCGGACGTGACGCTCTTCGCCAAGCTGCTGGACGTCGCTCCCGACGGCGCCGGAGCCGTTCTGCCCCAGCGCCTCGTGGCGCCACTGCGACTCGCCGAGGGTGGGGAGCAGCAGGTCACCGTGGTGCTGCCCGCGGTCGTCCGCGAGATCCCGGTGGGGCACCGGATCGCGGTCGTCCTCTCCACCACCGACCAGGCGTACGCCATGCCCGCCGACGCGCGGACGTACGAGGTCTCCTTGGCGGGACCGGCCGCGGTCTCCCTCCCCCTCGTCGCAGTGGAGCCGTTGCCGCGCGACAACACCGGGCTGTTGCTGGCCGTGGCGGCGCTGGCCACCGTCGCGGTGGCGTGGACGGCGGTGGCGTGGCTGGTCCGACGCCGGCGGCTGCGCGAGTCCCTCGACGTGGACCCCGAGCTGCTCGGGACGCCGCTGGTCGTGCGCGGCCTGGGCAAGGAGTACGCGGGCGGCTTCCGCGCGGTCAGCGACGTGTCGTTCCGGGTCGAGCAGGGGCAGGTGCTGGGCCTGCTTGGGCCCAACGGCGCCGGCAAGACGACGGTGCTGCGGATGCTCATGGGCCTGATCCACCCGACCGAGGGCGAGCTGCGCGTCTACGGTCACCGGGTGACGCCGGGTGCGCCCGTGCTGTCGCGTCTCGGCGCGTTCGTCGAGGGTCCCGGGCTGCTGCCCTTCCTGTCCGGACGGGCGAACCTGGAGCTCTACTGGCGGGCGACCGGCCGGCCCCTGGCCGAGGCCCACCTCGACACCGCGCTCGAGGTGGCCGGACTCGGCGACGACGTCGACCGCCGCGTGCGCACGTACAGCCAGGGCATGCGGCAGCGGCTGGCGATCGCTCAGGCGATGCTCGGCCTGCCGAACCTGCTCGTGCTCGACGAGCCGACCAACGGCCTCGACCCGCCGCAGATCCGCGAGATGCGCGAGGTCCTGCGCACCTACGCCGAGACCGGGCGCACCGTGATCGTGTCCAGCCACCTGCTCGCGGAGGTCGAACGCACCTGCACCCACGTGGTCGTGATGAACCGGGGCCGCGTGGTGGCGGCCGGCGCCCTGGACCAGCTGGTCACGTCGGAGGACCTGGACGCGGGCGCCACCAACCTGGAGGACGTGTTCCTCACGTTGATCGGAGCGGCGGAATGA
- a CDS encoding ATP-binding protein yields MTTPFATELPLLTRLFPFLCVLDRDLVVAHAGPSLVKLLGRTPVGEDFAEVFTVDPLYGRLDAGRMSGLRDQLFVARVGAEGLRLRGQVIEDPETGGFLVAWSPWISSTQEFDGAGFRLDDFGVQDPIVDMIHLLQAFDRAQREAAAPLEQVRRFFKVAPDLMLMLDPTGRMRRVNHACEVFFGRAADGLRGADLRDWLDQPSRDRLDTTLASVVGTDRVETVVLQVEAPGLGWRTLEWAFTSDPDGGVVFATARDTTQAEETRRVATRILQSAPNAMLMVDPAGQIRYANVEADRLFGRPLGGLVGRSIEELVPPGTRSRHVALREGLTAGGLPDAPHVMGQGRDLTGVTADGTEIDLQITLTSLAIDGRPHTLASVVDISARKALEQELLATRDAALVLARTKADILANTSHEIRTPLTAILGMTDLMLDTELTPEQQEMLGTARTAGERLLSLVNDILTLSKADAGAHVVESIPFSVVELVEECASLVAAGARAKHLDVVTKVRGGTPASVVGDREKLRAVVLNLAGNAVKFTEEGGVELSVGPAEDGQVSITVRDTGIGIDPDRVPHLFEPFVQADASTTRQYGGTGLGLAISRQLVEVVGGTLAVRSVPGEGSTFTVTVPYPAAAEPMPRPESTAEATPPSLHGLRVLLVEDNLVNAVVVSKMLEKAGVEVVRAGDGREALERIAADSPDLVLMDCHMPTMDGFDATRALRARESGDEHLTVIALTAGALDEDRQRCFDAGMDDFMTKPVTLDALTRMLARHAISDRTA; encoded by the coding sequence ATGACCACCCCCTTCGCGACCGAGCTGCCGCTGCTCACGCGGCTGTTCCCGTTCCTGTGCGTGCTGGACCGGGACCTGGTCGTGGCGCACGCGGGTCCGAGCCTGGTCAAGCTGCTCGGGCGGACCCCGGTCGGGGAGGACTTCGCCGAGGTCTTCACGGTCGACCCCCTCTACGGCCGGCTCGATGCCGGCCGGATGTCGGGGCTGCGGGACCAGCTCTTCGTCGCGCGGGTCGGTGCGGAGGGCCTCCGGCTGCGCGGCCAGGTGATCGAGGACCCGGAGACCGGCGGCTTCCTGGTCGCCTGGTCCCCGTGGATCTCCTCCACGCAGGAGTTCGACGGCGCCGGCTTCCGCCTCGACGACTTCGGGGTCCAGGACCCGATCGTCGACATGATCCACCTGCTGCAGGCCTTCGACCGGGCCCAGCGGGAGGCCGCCGCGCCGCTGGAGCAGGTCCGCCGCTTCTTCAAGGTGGCACCGGACCTGATGCTGATGCTCGACCCCACCGGTCGGATGCGCCGGGTCAACCACGCGTGCGAGGTCTTCTTCGGCCGTGCCGCCGACGGGCTGCGCGGCGCCGACCTGCGCGACTGGCTCGACCAGCCCAGCCGAGACCGGCTCGACACGACCCTGGCCTCCGTCGTCGGCACCGACCGGGTGGAGACGGTCGTGCTCCAGGTGGAGGCACCCGGGCTCGGCTGGCGGACCCTGGAGTGGGCCTTCACCTCCGACCCCGACGGTGGCGTGGTCTTCGCGACGGCACGGGACACCACCCAGGCGGAGGAGACCCGGAGGGTCGCCACGCGGATCCTCCAGAGCGCGCCCAACGCCATGCTGATGGTCGACCCGGCGGGCCAGATCCGCTACGCCAACGTGGAGGCCGACCGCCTGTTCGGCCGACCGCTCGGCGGCCTGGTGGGTCGGTCCATCGAGGAGCTGGTCCCTCCTGGAACCCGCAGCCGGCACGTCGCCCTGCGGGAGGGACTCACCGCCGGTGGCCTGCCCGACGCACCGCACGTCATGGGGCAGGGCCGGGACCTGACCGGTGTCACGGCGGACGGGACCGAGATCGACCTGCAGATCACCCTCACCTCGCTGGCCATCGACGGCCGCCCGCACACCCTGGCGTCCGTGGTCGACATCAGCGCCCGCAAGGCGCTGGAGCAGGAGCTGCTCGCCACCCGCGACGCGGCGCTGGTCCTGGCCCGGACGAAGGCCGACATCCTGGCCAACACCAGCCACGAGATCCGCACCCCGCTGACGGCCATCCTCGGGATGACGGACCTGATGCTCGACACGGAGCTCACGCCGGAGCAGCAGGAGATGCTGGGCACGGCCCGCACCGCCGGGGAACGCCTGCTGTCGCTGGTCAACGACATCCTCACGCTGTCCAAGGCGGACGCCGGGGCGCACGTCGTCGAGTCCATCCCGTTCAGCGTGGTGGAGCTGGTCGAGGAGTGCGCCTCGCTGGTCGCCGCCGGCGCGCGGGCCAAGCACTTGGACGTGGTGACCAAGGTCCGGGGCGGGACCCCCGCCAGCGTGGTCGGCGACCGGGAGAAGCTGCGCGCCGTGGTCCTGAACCTGGCCGGGAACGCGGTCAAGTTCACCGAGGAGGGCGGTGTCGAGCTGAGCGTGGGCCCGGCCGAGGACGGGCAGGTCTCGATCACGGTGCGGGACACCGGGATCGGGATCGACCCGGACCGAGTGCCGCACCTGTTCGAGCCGTTCGTCCAGGCCGACGCGTCGACGACCCGGCAGTACGGGGGAACCGGCCTCGGGCTGGCCATCAGCCGGCAGCTGGTGGAGGTGGTCGGCGGGACGCTGGCCGTCCGCAGCGTCCCCGGGGAGGGCAGCACGTTCACCGTCACCGTGCCCTATCCGGCTGCGGCAGAACCGATGCCACGACCGGAGAGCACAGCCGAGGCCACCCCGCCGTCGTTGCACGGCCTGCGCGTCCTGCTGGTCGAGGACAACCTCGTCAACGCCGTCGTGGTCTCGAAGATGCTGGAGAAGGCCGGCGTGGAGGTGGTGCGCGCGGGTGACGGGCGGGAGGCGCTGGAGCGCATCGCCGCCGACTCGCCCGACCTGGTGCTGATGGACTGCCACATGCCCACCATGGACGGCTTCGACGCCACCCGTGCGCTGCGGGCGCGCGAGAGCGGTGACGAGCACCTGACGGTCATCGCGCTGACCGCGGGGGCGTTGGACGAGGACCGCCAGCGCTGCTTCGACGCCGGCATGGACGACTTCATGACCAAGCCGGTGACGCTGGACGCGCTGACGCGGATGCTCGCGCGGCACGCCATCTCGGACCGGACGGCCTGA
- a CDS encoding NAD(P)-dependent alcohol dehydrogenase gives MRAIVRDRFGGPEVLRLAELPRPVPAQGQVLVRVHAASVNPADRFFLAGTPWVTRPMSGILRPRHRVLGRDVAGEVAELGPGVTTWQVGDAVYGEADFGSLAEYVLMPADRLAAAPTRAGFVESAAVPLAGVTALQGLRDAGRLTAGGQLLVNGAAGGVGTFAVQIGSALGAEVTGVVRSDAVDLMTSLGADHVVDYTREDFTAGSTRYDVILDLAGSQPVRACRRVLSPTGRYVASTGRMSRVVAAAASSVLHRSQVTVFLARSTAADLATLATMIDEGTVTPVIDRVLPLDDAPKALQHLIDGHARGKTVVQVVEG, from the coding sequence ATGCGAGCGATCGTGCGGGACCGGTTCGGCGGCCCGGAGGTGCTGCGGCTGGCGGAGCTGCCGCGGCCGGTGCCGGCGCAGGGCCAGGTGCTCGTCCGGGTGCACGCGGCCTCGGTCAACCCGGCCGACCGCTTCTTCCTCGCCGGGACGCCGTGGGTCACCCGGCCCATGTCCGGCATCCTCAGGCCGCGGCACCGCGTGCTCGGCCGCGACGTCGCCGGGGAGGTCGCCGAGCTCGGCCCGGGCGTGACGACGTGGCAGGTCGGGGACGCGGTGTACGGCGAGGCCGACTTCGGCTCCCTCGCGGAGTACGTGCTGATGCCGGCCGACCGGCTCGCGGCCGCGCCGACCCGGGCGGGGTTCGTCGAGTCGGCCGCCGTCCCGCTGGCGGGCGTGACCGCGCTGCAGGGACTGCGCGACGCCGGGCGGCTGACGGCCGGCGGCCAGCTGCTGGTCAACGGCGCGGCCGGCGGCGTGGGGACGTTCGCCGTGCAGATCGGCTCGGCCCTGGGTGCCGAGGTGACCGGGGTCGTGCGCTCGGACGCGGTGGACCTGATGACGTCCCTCGGAGCCGACCACGTGGTCGACTACACCCGGGAGGACTTCACCGCGGGGTCGACCCGCTACGACGTGATCCTCGACCTCGCCGGCAGCCAGCCGGTCCGTGCCTGCCGCCGCGTCCTCTCCCCGACCGGCCGGTACGTCGCCTCGACCGGGCGGATGTCGCGGGTCGTCGCTGCAGCGGCGTCGTCGGTCCTGCACCGCTCGCAGGTGACCGTCTTCCTGGCCCGGTCGACGGCCGCGGACCTCGCCACCCTGGCGACGATGATCGACGAGGGAACGGTGACGCCCGTCATCGACCGGGTCCTGCCGCTGGACGACGCGCCGAAGGCGTTGCAGCACCTCATCGACGGCCATGCCCGCGGCAAGACGGTGGTCCAGGTGGTCGAGGGGTAG
- a CDS encoding heme NO-binding domain-containing protein: protein MYGMVQLGMEAMVTQEYDHDTWVRITERAGHPDLVTVSNAPYPDELTYGLVGAACEELGADPAALLHAFGRYWVAQFAVDHYRTLLDAAGDDLPSFLRNLNNLHVRVGLLVPGYRPPRFEVTDETEGGLQVHYYSEREGLVPFVSGLLVGVGDRFGVPVSVEHLTGKDQGLDHEVFSLTW, encoded by the coding sequence ATGTACGGCATGGTCCAGCTGGGGATGGAGGCCATGGTCACGCAGGAGTACGACCATGACACCTGGGTCCGCATCACCGAGCGAGCCGGCCACCCGGACCTCGTCACCGTCAGCAACGCGCCCTACCCGGACGAGCTGACGTACGGCCTGGTCGGCGCCGCGTGCGAGGAGCTGGGCGCCGATCCCGCCGCGCTGCTGCACGCCTTCGGCCGGTACTGGGTGGCCCAGTTCGCGGTCGACCACTACCGGACCCTGCTGGACGCGGCGGGCGACGACCTGCCCTCGTTCCTCCGCAACCTCAACAACCTGCACGTCCGCGTGGGGCTGCTGGTGCCCGGCTACCGGCCACCGAGGTTCGAGGTGACCGACGAGACCGAGGGCGGCCTGCAGGTCCACTACTACAGCGAGCGCGAGGGGCTCGTGCCGTTCGTCAGCGGCCTGCTGGTCGGGGTGGGGGACCGCTTCGGCGTCCCGGTCTCGGTGGAGCACCTGACCGGCAAGGACCAGGGGCTGGACCACGAGGTCTTCTCCCTCACCTGGTGA
- a CDS encoding DCC1-like thiol-disulfide oxidoreductase family protein, with protein MTVPGRGADPVLVIDGDCGFCRRSADALQRWLPSGWTVRESQQVDPGPLGLTAADLARSAWWVESTAEGTRSYGGARAVGAVLLRARRPWSTALGMAAFVPPTSWVAAAAYRAVARYRGRLPGATPACRTDG; from the coding sequence GTGACCGTGCCGGGACGCGGGGCCGACCCCGTCCTGGTGATCGACGGCGACTGCGGCTTCTGCCGGCGGTCCGCCGATGCGCTGCAGCGGTGGCTGCCCTCGGGGTGGACGGTGCGGGAGTCCCAGCAGGTCGACCCCGGACCGCTGGGGCTGACGGCGGCGGACCTGGCACGGTCCGCCTGGTGGGTCGAGTCCACTGCGGAGGGGACGCGGTCGTACGGGGGTGCCCGGGCCGTCGGTGCCGTGCTGCTGCGGGCGCGCCGGCCCTGGTCGACCGCCCTGGGGATGGCGGCATTCGTGCCGCCCACGTCGTGGGTCGCGGCGGCTGCGTACCGGGCCGTGGCCCGGTACCGCGGCCGGCTCCCCGGCGCGACGCCCGCCTGCCGCACGGACGGGTGA
- a CDS encoding DUF3089 domain-containing protein yields the protein MPASRWSRRWTAAAVALALAVPVGIAGVAVPGAEAAPAAAVAAASGAVPSERARYPVPTKTVWLCRPGMPDNPCEDDVGLTVVQPDGRTRTGSYAPARSPRFDCFYVYPTVSRAPTTNAPKRVTPELVYVARAQAVPFQSVCRLYAPVYRQITSAGLAAGAFTDPAARALAQRDVVSAFHDYLNRFNQGRPFLLLGHSQGAIALTQLVQEEIDGNRDLRRRMVSAMLIGGGVWLAPGSRTRGTFQNVPPCRRPDQARCVVAYNTYAGPPPADGLFGRDVDGRRTVCVNPARPAGGSARLSPVVPRPSSAGAQDVVGYAEFVRSVDGRCRSNGSHTWLDVSEVPGSLLPEEVWQAGSSGSWGLHRLDVTLGLGDLVDLARRQARTVLRTS from the coding sequence GTGCCCGCCAGCCGATGGTCGCGTCGGTGGACCGCCGCGGCCGTGGCGCTGGCCCTGGCCGTGCCGGTGGGCATCGCCGGTGTCGCGGTGCCCGGGGCCGAGGCCGCTCCCGCCGCAGCCGTTGCTGCCGCGTCCGGTGCGGTGCCCTCGGAGCGGGCCCGCTACCCGGTGCCGACCAAGACCGTGTGGCTGTGCCGGCCGGGGATGCCGGACAACCCGTGCGAGGACGACGTCGGGCTGACCGTGGTCCAGCCGGACGGCCGGACCCGGACCGGCTCGTACGCGCCGGCCCGCAGCCCCCGGTTCGACTGCTTCTACGTCTACCCCACGGTGTCCCGCGCGCCGACGACGAACGCGCCCAAGCGGGTCACGCCGGAGCTGGTGTACGTCGCCCGGGCGCAGGCGGTGCCGTTCCAGTCGGTCTGCCGGCTGTACGCCCCGGTCTACCGGCAGATCACGTCGGCGGGGCTCGCCGCGGGTGCGTTCACCGACCCGGCGGCCCGCGCACTGGCGCAGCGCGACGTCGTGAGCGCCTTCCACGACTACCTCAACCGGTTCAACCAGGGCCGCCCGTTCCTGCTGCTCGGGCACTCCCAGGGCGCCATCGCGCTGACCCAGCTGGTCCAGGAGGAGATCGACGGCAACCGGGACCTGCGGCGCCGGATGGTGTCCGCGATGCTGATCGGCGGCGGGGTGTGGCTGGCCCCCGGCAGCAGGACCCGCGGGACGTTCCAGAACGTTCCGCCGTGCCGCCGCCCCGACCAGGCCCGCTGCGTGGTCGCCTACAACACGTACGCCGGGCCGCCGCCGGCCGACGGCTTGTTCGGCCGCGACGTCGACGGGCGCCGGACGGTGTGCGTGAACCCGGCCCGCCCCGCCGGCGGGTCCGCCCGGCTGAGCCCGGTCGTCCCCCGGCCGTCGTCGGCGGGTGCGCAGGACGTGGTCGGGTACGCCGAGTTCGTGCGCTCGGTCGACGGCCGGTGCCGGTCGAACGGGTCGCACACCTGGCTGGACGTCAGCGAGGTGCCGGGGTCGCTGCTGCCGGAGGAGGTCTGGCAGGCCGGGTCGTCCGGCTCGTGGGGGCTGCACCGGCTGGACGTCACGCTGGGTCTGGGCGACCTGGTGGACCTGGCGCGCCGCCAGGCCCGCACGGTCCTGCGCACGTCGTAG